From Clarias gariepinus isolate MV-2021 ecotype Netherlands chromosome 1, CGAR_prim_01v2, whole genome shotgun sequence:
CAAACTCAACAACACGTCTAATCCAGAGGGGGCATGACTTCCTAACGACCAGGGGGGAAACGTGCAGCTATACAGCGCTCACTACCGCACTGTGActgcttaaaatgtttaataacaaCGTATTAAACGTATTCACGATAAGGGCATTGATCATATCCTGCGATTATAACATAAAAACCTTGTTAAACGCGTGCGCATCTGCGTGTAACTGAAATTCCTCGCGGCCTGCCTGAGATTGGTTTAGAGGACTGAACCATTTCTTCACGCCGAAGGGGGGGAGGGAGATGACACTCACAGAGAAACACgcttatttaaaatagaaaatgtgtTCATCTTATAAATAAGTATAACCTTACAAGTTTTTTCATAACCATTGTAATCAGTTACGTGACCAGAAAACGCCATTATGACACAAACCCTGACTCAACCCGTGGACGTTCCCACCTAAACAGCGCCTCAGTGGTACGCTCCGCCCCAGTCTGCGCTGGATTTGGTTAGCGCGAGCTGTATGTGGTTGTGTATGCTGTAGCTaagggttttattttttctttttcttttaaaatcccTCAGCCTAATTTATAAAGTGTGGAAAACTTCAGCATGTCGGTGGCTTTCGCGCCTCATAGACAACGCGGAAAGGGTGATATAACACCCGCGGGTATCCAGAAggtaattgtgtgtgttttttggggggaagcGCAGCGATAATAAAAACGATGTCTGTTAGCTAGCTTAGCTTGGTAGCGTAACAATAGCATAACAATTTTGGCTTAATTTTAGTCATGAAACGCGGTTaagctataaatatatatatatatttaaaaggtATCATGGGTaacctttatatattttttattaatatattaagtGCTTTGTATAAACGTCATTCTTAACGCTTTCCTCGCCGCCATAATCGACTCGTTTGAAGGCCTGGGCCGTATTTCAAATTCCACGTTAGTTACTTGCTAGTGCCCTAGCTAAGGCGTGGAACCTGTTCAGTTCTCTCCTTGTTAGTGCAGCAATATTGAGGAAACAGAACGGGGTTTGGGACACAGCCTGCCTCCCCCCAGCTCTATAACTGACTGCAATTAATGTTAGCCGTTGCTTTCTTTGTTAGCCAGTTGGTCAGGTTAATGCTTATAAATAGCTGGAAATTAactgtcattattattaatattattattatttgaattttatttactcAGACTTGAGGTAATTAGGTAAATTTGTagaattaaatttaacatttttaaataggaaTAAAGGAAGTCAGCAGTTAATGATGGATAGTTTACTTGTTGCCCTGAGACATGTTGCCTTATTTAGGGCACAAATTGATATAATGaaaagatatacagatataaaaatatattatataaaataatttaatttaggtttaaataaacatcttaatTTCACTTAATTAATACTCTTTTTCTCTTTGGATTTATGTCATAATAATTTACACAGATTTGCcagcagtttttcttttttttcatttattaaacaatcttttctttaaataaatacattaaaggaCCCGAAAAGTGTCTCAGAGAAAACTGTCTGCCTCTCTGTATATAGATCGTCactgcatcatgcaaaactgtctggacagaatttactgaATCTTCTGTCATTCTTAGATATCTGTCTGAAGGTTAACCTGCACCATACGTGAAATCAAAATCCTGAGTAACGGCGatattatgaacagttatgtgctggatttaaaaatctattttaaaataagatactTATAACCTGCtttctcaatgtaaacaaacacctgctccaatagatattaattagaaaagctgaactgaatatttttactgggattagttcatatttttaaccTCTGAAATGGTCTAAGTGAATGTTGACGCGCTGGAGTCTTTTTAGGATAAAACTTCGTCTTATTTCAATCTcctttttcaatttctcatctgtgattcacgcTCTGATTATCGAACAgaaagtgtatttggctgacaatgaaagaagtacaacttaacTTGTAAACAAGTTCATAAGAtgctcaaccttacaaaattgaATTTCTTTGTATCAATAAGTTAGACTTTTGCCTATAAGTATAAgttctgctgtaaagaaaaaaaggcagacATTGGCGTGTACATTggtttcaacctgaaataatatcactgattacattaaagctgctCTTTAGCTTTAACCTTATAACTATTTTTATAAACTCTTTTTAGTTCATCTAGTACGTAattctttttaatgtttaggATTACATTTACCTTCATGTTGGCGGACATTCCTAAACAATATAAGTTTTAATTCCTAAACAATATAATACATGAAACGAGCCATGAGCatgggtggctcagtggtagatttCTTGCTTGCTATGAGGAAAGCCCAGGTTTGATTCTTACCTTAGTGCCCACACTCCAGCcacccagataaaatgggagggttgcgtcaagaagggcatccggcaaAAAAAACCTGTACCAGGTTGTTTTAAGGTTCAGATGGTGCGCTATAGCAACCAATTATTGGGAACAGTCGAAAGACTAACAACCTACAAAGAATAATGTTTATGAAGTAAGGCGTGCTAAAATAAATGCGacacattgcttttttttctgatgtaaaACAATCAAGCACGATTTACGACACGAAACCGGAAGTAATGCTAGAGATTAGGGTAATTTGTCCAAATTGATGCAAAAGGCGTGAAAAACACTTGGGTACTTTGAATAAATGGTGTTCCGCTTCACGTCTTTTGTTGGACAACTTGTTACCGTATCTTTgcgtctttttctttttaaccgtTTCTGATCAAAATACTATAATGAGCCCTAGTCGTGTGACTAATTATGCCTTTTGGAGAACGGTGTGTAAATTCTTGACTGTAGTTGAATCCACCATCTgatagaaaataaaacattgcaattctgtaattatcacaattttattttttatttttttgtaacaatTTTAAGATCTCAACCCCTTAAAGTTGTCATAACCTCAAAAGATTTAAACCTTAATCCTTATTTAACAGCTTCACAACTGACTTGAACATCACCCTTTTTCTACCAAAATTTTAATAGTGTGAAGTTTTCACGAAACAGTTTCCTGTTATCGCATCTATTAACTGTCGGTTCCTCACCAGCATTTGTCATGTACTCTTAAAATTAGGGTAAGAGGgtaaaggatttttttatcAGGCAGCAAATACTCCCCACCCTTTATGGGGACGGGTTGCCAGATTGTATCTGAGCAGGTCACGGTGAAGGACTTTGCCTAATGACCCGATAGTGGCAGCTCGGACGAGGAAAGCTTGTGATTACAAATCAAACACTTAACCAGCTGCTAATCCTGCTCGCTCTGTGTCTTTAGGTTAATAGcaaataaatttctttttgtCTTGTTACTTAGAAACAAAATAGTTAAATTAGTGTTATCTCAGGGAAAATgaaaggataaaaaaacaaGTCTGGAGTGGTAACGTAGTGATGTTTCTACAAAAAcgataatatattagaacaggAGCTTTTCTGTAGAGCAACAATTTGCCTTACAGTCATAATCGTTTGAGAAAATGAATGAGTATTCAGCAACGCTGTGTTatgaaatttcatttaaatctgAGTGTTGAGCTGAAGAgaataatgtgtgtttgtgtctattCTCTTGTTATCAGCTACTGGATGAAAATAATCAGCTGATTCAGTGCATCATGGATTTCCAGAGCAAAGGGAAAACAGCAGAATGTTCACAGTAAGTTCCTTCAGTCATCTCACagctaattatttatatatactgtacaccacaTACAGCCAAAAGTATTGTCTCACCAGCCTTCACATGCAtgtgaacttgagtaacatccgaTTCTTAATTGATAGGCTTTAATATcctgttggccccgccccctttgcagctataacagcttctgttccacaaggtttaggagtgagTTTATGGAAATGTTTGACAATGAGaattcttccagaagcacatttgtgaggtcagacaccgATGtggtcatgttggaacaggaaggggtcgtccccaaactgttcccattaagttgggagcatgaaattgtaaaaaaaaaaaaaataataaaaaaattgtcttggtatgctaaagcatgAACAGTTCCTTTCAGTGGAAGTAAGGGTCTGAGAACCGTCTCAATGTTAACTCAAGGAGGAAGTGTCTCGTCATTACGCAGATGTATGTGTGTTCGTGTTCCAGAGCATCGCACTTCTGCcatcatgtttaaaaacatgctttaaaaaTCTTTGACGCAAAGGGAGCGTGTGTAAATCTCACCCATGACCTGGGAAAACTCGGGTTTCGGCTTTGTTTGAAACAAATTCctgttttaacagtttttatttaacatgactcaggaggtttttttttttttttcgcacttGCTCACAGTTTAGGTCCATGTCCTTCTGTTCTGTTTATCTTACAGTTACCAGCAGATGCTTCACAGAAATTTGGTCTACTTGGCCACGATAGCAGACTCCAACCAGAACATGCAGTCGCTCCTCCCGGCTGTAAGTATCGCGCGctagtgtgtgttttattatttttttttttcacagaagtGATACCAGTTTGCATTGTGTGCATTATATGTATAACCCAAGCACCTCTAAGATCGTCTTCCCAACACTGTCTGAAGTATACCGTTTTGCGGGACATCTGTATGTGCCTGTTGAACATTACATTGGGACGATCTCATCCTCCTTTCCTATTGCATTAAGCTCCATGACTTCTACGAAGTCTCCGCATCAGTTTTCTGAGCCTGGCTAAAGAAGATCCGTGTCCGTTAGTGAGATCAGGTACCGATGTtaaaggaggaagaggaagctCCAGTTTGAGTCGGTCTCAAAGGTGTCGGTtctggttgaggtcagggctctttGGCTTCTTCACTCCAACCGTTACACACTTTGGAGCTGACTTTATGCACATGAGCATGATGTTGGACTTGCCCAGTCTATAATGGCAGAAATGCCTTTGAATATAGagtagggctgtagctatcgaagattttagtaatcgagtattctaccagaAATTCAATTgattaatcgagtaatcggataaaatttacttttgcttaattaaacagaaatgtaaaatatgtaagagaaacaaagattaattgtttttctttttggaaaaaaatctacttttattttttaaatgcatacagcattttatcaaaaataaacattgtcattattcacgatacaaggaatagcttaacgttgactgagatgaattaagtgcattacagtgtcatacattattattttaaaggcttttcttagatgcaaaaactaaaaaaaaaaaaaaactatttcaaatGACTAAGTATCAAAAAGACTAaggcacattaaaataaataattataaaaaaaacactaagttgtgcaactaaactttcaaaactaaaagtttcaaaatctatagctcaggcataacataagcctttactgatATTTTTTGTCGTTTtctcttgctgtttttttctcttggttcgctgataattttatcgctcctttccattttgcagcccgcaacagaacgctccatcaaatcaatacaccgctaactgtttgcgtctccttccgctttgtgggtgacgtaagcgcttcttcttcgttggtgtttactggcggcttgcagTAAACAACTTTTCTATCGTCTTTCACTACACAGAGACGCGCAGAACACTACCTCGACACATCCTCGCAAAACGATTTCCCGGATTGCAACCTATGCCAAATCCGGAAGCACGATGTGTCACGCCAAACATAATTGGTTAAAATAAGCTTCAAGGCAGAAGAGCAATAAGTCTTTCCctaattttaaacatgcattAGACAAAACCTGTCCTTAGTACAGACCTATGTGTTATTACagactgtatttactgtataagaaaCTATTAATTGGTGTCCGTCATGCTCATGCTTTTCACTTGGCATAGGTTTCAATCCGGGAAATCGTTTTGCGAGGATGTGTCGAGGTAGTGTTCTGCGCGTCTCTGTGTAGTGAAAGACGATAGAAAAGTTGTGTAACAACTGGatgagttttgtttttatgatgTGTCGAGAATATTAAGACTTTCAGCTGGTAAAAACATAACTGGTAACTGTGTTTAATTTCTGACTGTGAGTAGTTGATGGTTTAGACAAGGCCGTGTCTAGAAGTGAGCGAGTTAAAGGTTTAACTTCGCTTTGCTCTTCACAGCCCCCTACACAGAACATGGGCATGTCAGGAGGCATGAATCAGAGCGGTGCGCCCCCACAGCCCCCCCACGGCCACACCATGCCCACGGACGGCCCGCCCTCTGGCCCACACATGCAGAACCAGATGAACGGCCAGATGCCTGGTAAGTAAACAAGTCTAACAATATGGACACTAATCTTTGCAATACAGTCCTCTCCCATGTACGTGGGGGTTACGTCCCCAGAGAATTGTGAAAACCTGCGTGTTTTGGATGTAAACATGCCTATTTTTATGgtttaaaccctaaatatgCTCTGAAGTGTAAAGGTAAACCCGTATACTGTACAGGACTGTACTGCTGTGTCTCCCACAGTGCTAGAATATAAACATTGGAATAGAATGGTAACATTTAGTTGCAAAATTAGTAAATTATATTGTTGGTAATAGTTTAGCGTTAAAACGcatgaaaaataaattgcaGCGGTTTCCATGAACAGTTATTAGTTGGGTTCTAAGTAAAAATCAGCGAACTCTGAACCACGACTAATTGCAGGATATCGTGCCGACAGGTTGTGATGAATTAAAGCTTTTAATCAGCTGTTACTCAAAAGAGCATCGAGTTAACAAGGCATGTGTTTCCTTTTCAGGACCAAACCACATGCCCATGCAGGGCCCAGGGCCCAACCAGCCTCCCAGCATGCCGAGCGGCACCATGAACATGCCTCCGAGCAGCCACGGCTCCATGGGCGCCTACAACCACGCCGTTCCCTCCTCCCAGGGCCTTAGCAGCCAGGGCCAGATGAACATGAGCCAGGGCCAGCCGATGGGCAGCTACGGTCCCAGACCCAGCATGAACCTGCAGCCCAACCAAGGTACCGAACGCTCTGACCCAGACTGCCCTAACTAATCATTTCACCATTCCAAGGGTGGACAGATCAATTCACATCAGGTAGCAGTGTGCTGCTCGCTTGGAAGTCCAGAATGAAAATCTTTTAGGTTTCATCTGTGTGCGATTGTTTATGTATTATGAATTAATATTGAAGGGAATCGCATAGACATTTGAACAGTCTAGACATTGTTGCTGGACCtctggacttttttttaacattctacGCCTGTGAAAAATGCTCTTTGTTAATTTAGTGCCTGAACGCTGCATTTTTGTCTTCAGGTCCTATGATGCACCAGCAGCCTCCATCACAGCAGTACAACATGCCCCCTGGTGGCGGCGGGCAGCACTACCAGGGACAGCAGAACCCCATGGGCATGATGGGACAGGGCAACCATGTGATTGGACAGAGGCCCATGCCTCCTTACAGACCACCTCAGCAGGGTCAGCTTCTTTACTCGCTTCTGACGTggatactgtattattattattaatattattattattattattattattattattataaataaaatcattgcatagctcttttttttaattaacactaGAGATGGCACCAAGCCAAGGTGAGTTAGGGTCGTCAGATCTCATCACagattaaaattaaatctaaaagGAAAAGATTTTAGGGAATGTTTATATGCAcagacacattttatttatttatttatttatttatttatttatttttactcctACTGTTAACAATATTGGATATGATGAGTGcatcaaaaaaaatgttttcttttttttttgtttctttttgttttgttttcagggCCGCCGCAGCAGTACCCTGGCCAGGAGGATTACTACGGCGAACAGTACAGCCACGGGGGCCAGGGAGCACCTGAGGGTAAAGACaactcattttattaaaatttattattattattttttttatctttctacaAGAGTCATTCCTACTCGGACGCCTCCTGACTGTCATTTTGAACAGATTATGTATCTCAGAAACGCTCTCTGCTTGACTGTCATGTTTTTGTCCATTGGTTTCTCTTTATCTTTCaaggttattattttttccatttaatgtgctttccttaaataaattgaaaatagctTGATTGAGTCCAAAGGACTTGGAGTATTGTATATTGGAGCATCGTGCCAGATGCTGTAATGACTGCGGTGTTGCTTAAAGTTGTACTAATGCACTTTTTATGATGGTGCACATAGACTGAGTAATGATGTGAGAGTGCCATCTGGTGGCCGTTCAGAAAACTGCCACGATTGGTAACGTGTTAAGTCATCTGTGATCATTTTGAATATGcggatatataaaataaaaaataattaaaaagttcatatagtagtagtagtaataattattaatgcattaaaaaaataatatataaaatgatgaACTAGAACAGATCCTCAGATGATGGTTTTGAGAAAATGTTTTTCCCGAAGATGATGGATTCTTGAAGACGCTTATGTATGGTTTTAAAGGTTATGTATTATTTAAGGTGTACATTTTTTCCAATAATcatatctctccttctctctctccttctctctctttctatctggTGTGTAGGAAACTCTCAGTACAGTCAGCAGCAGGAAGCCTATCAGCAAGGCCCCCCTCAGCCCCAGGGCTACCCCGCACAGCAGCAGTACCCCGCACAGCAGGGCTACCCGGGCCAGCAGCAAGGCTATGGTGAGATCCCCGAGGCACAAAACCTAAAGCTTTCTGGGTTTGTTTACACCAAAAATGTCCGCGAGGTGCACCTTGGTTACCTGATTTgtcaaaaggttaaaaaaaaaaaacagaaaagggaaAGGACGCTTAGCTAGTGAGCCAGTAGAAAAACTCTGGTCTGCTTATTGTGATTACATCACATGCATCTGAAAATAGCCGTCTCATTTTAGGTACATttctgatttacattttttcgttttgtttttttctttctggttgCTAGACTTGCCAGGATAAAAATGTGAGCGTGTCTGGCCGTAGCAGTGTTAAAATAGTTTGTGTGCAACTTCATGTGTTTGCCGTGTATACAGACAAGACAAGACAGAAAGGTGACCAGGttcccgtttaaaaaaaaaaaaaaaaaaaaaagacgagtGAGATTTTGGGAACGCTTCGTCCTCCCCTACCCCACTTTCCCCTCCTCACATCCTGTCAGCTCATCCCTCCTGAACGCTCTGCCTGGGCTCAAGGCTTCTCACGTCTTAATAATGAGCTGGTGGagaatctctctcacacacacacacacacacacacacacacaaacgctcCCGCGCGCACGTACACATCGCGAAGCTGTGGGCACCATCTGGAAGACACTCTTTCAAGCGCCCACAAGGTTAAGATGGGCCAGTGCACCTAATGATCCTGCGTGGGCTCGTTTTGAGCTAACGGAGTCCGAGCGAGCCCAGCACGCCGCGTAATGGCCGAGCGCTCGGCCGGCCCACGTCACTCTTAatgagcctgtttttttttcttttcttttttttttaaaacgaaGCTTTATGGACTCCTTGATGTCGGGCCACATTAGCAGGGCAGCTCGCTTCTTGCGGGTCTGCCACCATCATTATTATACGCTGTCGAGTCCGGAGACGGCCTTCATCCTACTCCTACTCCTCCTTCTCTGAGCCGGTGCCAAACCCGATTGATTTGCTCTGCGGTGGCGTCGCGTTTGATTCGACACTCAAACGTCCGCCCTTTCATACAGAACTTTGTCAGAGAGACGTACAGAATGTACGTTCGGTGGGGGGAAAGAGCTCGTGCTGCTTGGTAACTTTTTAATAACCCGAGACGTGGGCTCGTACGCGTGTCTCGGATGCgtcctgacttttttttcttcttttttttttcctgtctcatAGGGCCTTCTCAAGGTGGTCCTGGACAGTACCCTAATTACCCCCAAGGTCAAGGGCAGCAGTACGGAGCGTACAGACCACCTCAGCCTGGTCCTCCACAAGGCCAGCCGCAGCGCTCATACGGTTATGACCAGGTAAGTCAGcaagagagggggaaaaaaaaaacaacacaatgaGGTAGAAGTGTTTGTAGGGAGATTGTGGGATTGTGACTGGGAGCCCTTCAGCTCAGTTATTATTGACGTCCAGGTAGGCTGCAACCTTACTTCAAAAGTGTACGTCAAGTATAAAGCAGaaatctgttgttgtttttatttatttatctgtttgtttattaatttattttattaatttattttattttttattatttttttagagatTTATCTGTCTTTCTAAAACTGATCTAGACTGGGCTGAAGTGGGACGTTCTCTCAgaagtgtataaataaataagtgaaaagGGCGCATGTGAATCACAAAGtgtagtgttttaaaaaaaaataaaaaataaaataaaagccgcTGAGCGCGAGCAGCTCCTCAGCTGGTTCCTCTTGTTGCCTCTGTTATTCCTGTGTTTCTCTGTGGCCCTTGGCGAGGGGGCCACTCTGTTCCTTTCATATCTCTATGTTTGAACATTCAGGGGCACATGAGGAAATAACGGGCCGAGTATTTCAACCCCTGACTAGATGTTTAAGAAGCAAAGGTAACTGCTGCCGTGAAGAGTCGCCAGatccagcctttttttttccaaatcctAGCCTTGTATATCTtcttatcttaatttttttacttttatgttcgatcttgtgttttttttttttttttttattgtttttttgtt
This genomic window contains:
- the ss18 gene encoding protein SSXT isoform X2; the protein is MSVAFAPHRQRGKGDITPAGIQKLLDENNQLIQCIMDFQSKGKTAECSHYQQMLHRNLVYLATIADSNQNMQSLLPAPPTQNMGMSGGMNQSGAPPQPPHGHTMPTDGPPSGPHMQNQMNGQMPGPNHMPMQGPGPNQPPSMPSGTMNMPPSSHGSMGAYNHAVPSSQGLSSQGQMNMSQGQPMGSYGPRPSMNLQPNQGPMMHQQPPSQQYNMPPGGGGQHYQGQQNPMGMMGQGNHVIGQRPMPPYRPPQQGPPQQYPGQEDYYGEQYSHGGQGAPEGNSQYSQQQEAYQQGPPQPQGYPAQQQYPAQQGYPGQQQGYGPSQGGPGQYPNYPQGQGQQYGAYRPPQPGPPQGQPQRSYGYDQGHMRK
- the ss18 gene encoding protein SSXT isoform X1; the encoded protein is MSVAFAPHRQRGKGDITPAGIQKLLDENNQLIQCIMDFQSKGKTAECSHYQQMLHRNLVYLATIADSNQNMQSLLPAPPTQNMGMSGGMNQSGAPPQPPHGHTMPTDGPPSGPHMQNQMNGQMPGPNHMPMQGPGPNQPPSMPSGTMNMPPSSHGSMGAYNHAVPSSQGLSSQGQMNMSQGQPMGSYGPRPSMNLQPNQGPMMHQQPPSQQYNMPPGGGGQHYQGQQNPMGMMGQGNHVIGQRPMPPYRPPQQGPPQQYPGQEDYYGEQYSHGGQGAPEGNSQYSQQQEAYQQGPPQPQGYPAQQQYPAQQGYPGQQQGYGPSQGGPGQYPNYPQGQGQQYGAYRPPQPGPPQGQPQRSYGYDQAQYGNYQQ